A stretch of Homo sapiens chromosome 12, GRCh38.p14 Primary Assembly DNA encodes these proteins:
- the PITPNM2 gene encoding membrane-associated phosphatidylinositol transfer protein 2 isoform 3 (isoform 3 is encoded by transcript variant 3), whose protein sequence is MIIKEYRIPLPMTVEEYRIAQLYMIQKKSRNETYGEGSGVEILENRPYTDGPGGSGQYTHKVYHVGMHIPSWFRSILPKAALRVVEESWNAYPYTRTRFTCPFVEKFSIDIETFYKTDAGENPDVFNLSPVEKNQLTIDFIDIVKDPVPHNEYKTEEDPKLFQSTKTQRGPLSENWIEEYKKQVFPIMCAYKLCKVEFRYWGMQSKIERFIHDTGLRRVMVRAHRQAWCWQDEWYGLSMENIRELEKEAQLMLSRKMAQFNEDGEEATELVKHEAVSDQTSGEPPEPSSSNGEPLVGRGLKKQWSTSSKSSRSSKRGASPSRHSISEWRMQSIARDSDESSDDEFFDAHEDLSDTEEMFPKDITKWSSNDLMDKIESPEPEDTQDGLYRQGAPEFRVASSVEQLNIIEDEVSQPLAAPPSKIHVLLLVLHGGTILDTGAGDPSSKKGDANTIANVFDTVMRVHYPSALGRLAIRLVPCPPVCSDAFALVSNLSPYSHDEGCLSSSQDHIPLAALPLLATSSPQYQEAVATVIQRANLAYGDFIKSQEGMTFNGQVCLIGDCVGGILAFDALCYSNQPVSESQSSSRRGSVVSMQDNDLLSPGILMNAAHCCGGGGGGGGGGGSSGGGGSSGGSSLESSRHLSRSNVDIPRSNGTEDPKRQLPRKRSDSSTYELDTIQQHQAFLSSLHASVLRTEPCSRHSSSSTMLDGTGALGRFDFEITDLFLFGCPLGLVLALRKTVIPALDVFQLRPACQQVYNLFHPADPSASRLEPLLERRFHALPPFSVPRYQRYPLGDGCSTLLVETVQRNPELVLEGGPLAPLPHGDGFLETSMPVPAPTWQDGPRPGCAECVYPPLLVVTSASLVDLVLRDTPQSMPSLATHSSWDLGADVLQTHNAAFQEHGAPSSPGTAPASRGFRRASEISIASQVSGMAESYTASSIAQKAPDALSHTPSVRRLSLLALPAPSPTTPGPHPPARKASPGLERAPGLPELDIGEVAAKWWGQKRIDYALYCPDALTAFPTVALPHLFHASYWESTDVVSFLLRQVMRHDNSSILELDGKEVSVFTPSKPREKWQRKRTHVKLRNVTANHRINDALANEDGPQVLTGRFMYGPLDMVTLTGEKVDVHIMTQPPSGEWLYLDTLVTNNSGRVSYTIPESHRLGVGVYPIKMVVRGDHTFADSYITVLPKGTEFVVFSIDGSFAASVSIMGSDPKVRAGAVDVVRHWQDLGYLIIYVTGRPDMQKQRVVAWLAQHNFPHGVVSFCDGLVHDPLRHKANFLKLLISEIYIVGRPTKKLQQQCQFITDGYAAHLAQLKYSHRARPARNTATRMALRKGSFGLPGQGDFLRSRNHLLRTISAQPSGPSHRHERTQSQADGEQRGQRSMSVAAGCWGRAMTGRLEPGAAAGPK, encoded by the exons AAGAAGAGCCGTAACGAGACATATGGCGAAGGCAGCGGCGTGGAGATCCTGGAGAACCGGCCGTACACAGATGGCCCAGGCGGCTCTGGGCAGTACACACACAAGGTGTATCATGTGGGCATGCACATTCCCAGCTGGTTCCGCTCCATCCTGCCCAAGGCAGCCCTGCGGGTGGTGGAGGAGTCTTGGAATGCCTACCCCTACACCCGAACCAG GTTCACCTGTCCTTTCGTGGAGAAATTCTCCATCGACATTGAAACCTTTTATAAAACTGATGCTGGAGAAAACCCCGACGTGTTCAACCTCTCTCCTGTGGAAAAGAACCAGCTGACAATCG ACTTCATCGACATTGTCAAAGACCCTGTGCCCCACAACGAGTATAAGACAGAAGAGGACCCCAAGCTGTTCCAGTCAACCAAGACCCAGCGGGGGCCCCTGTCCGAGAACTGGATCGAGGAGTACAAGAAGCAGGTCTTCCCCATCATGTGCGCATACAAGCTCTGCAAGGTGGAGTTCCGCTACTGGGGCATGCAGTCCAAGATCGAGAGGTTCATCCACGACACCG GACTACGGAGGGTGATGGTGCGGGCTCACCGGCAGGCCTGGTGCTGGCAGGACGAGTGGTATGGGCTGAGCATGGAGAACATCCGGGAGCTGGAGAAGGAGGCACAGCTCATGCTTTCCCGTAAGATGGCCCAGTTCAATGAGGATGGTGAGGAGGCCACTGAGCTCGTCAAGCACGAAGCCGTCTCGGACCAGACCTCTGGGGAGCCCCCGGAGCCCAGCAGCAGCAATGGGGAGCCCCTAGTGGGGCGCGGCCTCAAGAAACAGTGGTCCACATCCTCCAAGTCGTCTCGGTCGTCCAAGCGGGGAG CGAGTCCTTCCCGCCACAGCATCTCAGAGTGGAGGATGCAGAGTATTGCCAGGGACTCGGATGAGAGCTCAGATGATGAGTTCTTCGATGCGCACG agGACCTGTCCGACACAGAGGAAATGTTCCCCAAGGACATCACCAAGTGGAGCTCCAATGACCTCATGGACAAGATCGAGAGCCCAGAGCCGGAAGACACACAAG ATGGTCTGTACCGCCAGGGTGCCCCTGAGTTCAGGGTGGCCTCCAGTGTGGAGCAGCTGAACATCATAGAG GACGAGGTTAGCCAGCCGCTGGCTGCACCGCCCTCCAAGATCCACGTGCTGCTACTGGTGCTGCACGGAGGCACCATCCTGGACACAGGCGCCGGGGACCCCAGCTCCAAGAAGGGCGATGCTAACACCATCGCCAACGTGTTCGACACCGTCATGCGCGTGCACTACCCCAGCGCCCTGGGCCGCCTTGCCATCCGCCTGGTGCCCTGCCCGCCCGTCTGCTCTGACGCCTTTGCCCTGGTCTCCAA cctcagcccctaCAGCCATGACGAAGGCTGTCTGTCCAGCAGTCAGGACCACATTCCCCTGGCTGCCCTCCCCCTGCTGGCCACCTCCTCCCCCCAGTACCAGGAGGCAGTTGCCACAGTGATTCAGCGAGCCAACCTTGCCTATGGGGACTTCATCAAGTCCCAGGAGGGCATGACCTTCAATGGGCAG GTCTGCCTGATTGGGGACTGCGTCGGGGGCATCCTGGCATTTGATGCCCTGTGCTACAGTAACCAGCCGGTGTCTGAGAGTCAGAGCAGCAGCCGCCGGGGCAGCGTGGTCAGCATGCAG GACAATGACCTGCTGTCCCCGGGCATCCTGATGAATGCAGCACACTGCTGCGGTGGTGGCGGTGGCGGCGGTGGcggtggtggcagcagtggtggtggtggcagtagtGGTGGCTCCAGCCTGGAGAGCAGTCGGCACCTGAGCCGAAGCAACGTCGACATCCCCCGCAGCAACGGCACTGAGGACCCCAAAAGGCAACTGCCCCGCAAGAGGAGCGACTCATCCACCTACGAGCTGGATACCATCCAGCAGCACCAGGCCTTCCTGTCcag CCTCCATGCCAGCGTGCTGAGGACTGAGCCCTGCTCACGCCATTCCAGCAGCTCCACCATGCTGGATGGCACAGGTGCCCTGGGCAGGTTTGACTTTGAGATCACCGACCTCTTCCTCTTCGGGTGCCCGCTGGGGCTGGTCCTGGCCTTGAGGAAGACTGTCATCCCAGCCCTGGATG ttttCCAGCTGCGGCCGGCCTGCCAGCAAGTCTACAACCTCTTCCACCCCGCGGACCCGTCAGCTTCACGCCTGGAGCCGCTGCTGGAACGGCGCTTTCACGCCCTGCCGCCTTTCAGCGTCCCCCGCTACCAACGCTACCCGCTGGGGGATGGCTGCTCCACGCTGCTGG TCGAGACCGTGCAGAGAAACCCTGAGCTGGTCCTGGAGGGCGGCCCCCTGGCCCCTCTCCCCCACGGGGACGGCTTCCTGGAAACCAGTATGCCTGTTCCCGCGCCCACCTGGCAAGACGGGCCCCGCCCGGGCTGTGCCGAGTGTGTGTACCCTCCCCTGCTCGTGGTGACGTCTGCTTCGTTGGTTGACCTGGTCCTCAGGGACACCCCCCAATCCATGCCCTCCTTGGCCACTCACAGTTCGTGGGACCTGGGTG CGGATGTGCTCCAGACCCACAATGCAGCCTTCCAAGAGCATGGCGCCCCCTCCTCGCCGGGCACTGCCCCTGCCAGTCGTGGCTTCCGCCGAGCCAGTGAGATCAGCATCGCCAGCCAGGTGTCAGGCATGGCTGAGAGCTACACGGCATCCAGCATCGCCCAGA AGGCCCCCGATGCGCTCAGCCATACCCCCAGCGTCAGGCGTCTGTCCCTGCTCGCCCTGcccgcccccagccccaccacccctggcccccACCCTCCAGCCAGGAAGGCAAGCCCTGGCCTGGAGAGGGCCCCTGGCCTCCCTGAGCTGGACATTGGAGAAG TCGCTGCAAAGTGGTGGGGCCAGAAGCGGATCGACTACGCCCTGTACTGCCCTGACGCCCTCACGGCCTTCCCCACGGTGGCTCTGCCTCACCTCTTCCACGCCAGCTACTGGGAGTCAACAGACGTGGTCTCCTTTCTGCTGAGACAG GTCATGAGGCATGACAACTCCAGCATCTTGGAGCTGGATGGCAAGGAAGTGTCGGTGTTCACCCCCTCAAAGCCAAGGGAGAAGTGGCAGCGCAAGCGGACCCACGTGAAGCTGCGG AACGTGACGGCCAACCACCGGATCAATGATGCCCTTGCCAATGAGGACGGCCCCCAGGTTCTGACGGGCAGGTTCATGTATGGGCCCCTGGACATGGTCACCCTGACTGGGGAGAAG GTGGATGTGCACATCATGACCCAGCCGCCCTCAGGCGAGTGGCTCTACCTGGATACGCTGGTGACCAACAACAGTGGGCGTGTCTCCTACACCATCCCTGAGTCGCACCGCCTGGGCGTGGGTGTCTACCCTATCAAGATGGTGGTCAG GGGAGACCACACGTTTGCCGACAGCTACATCACCGTGCTGCCCAAGGGCACAGAGTTCGTGGTCTTCAGCATCGACGGTTCCTTTGCCGCTAGCGTGTCCATCATGGGCAGCGACCCCAAGGTGCGGGCCGGGGCCGTGGACGTGGTGCG GCACTGGCAGGACCTGGGCTACCTCATCATCTACGTGACGGGCCGGCCCGACATGCAGAAGCAGCGGGTGGTGGCGTGGCTGGCCCAGCACAACTTCCCCCATGGCGTGGTGTCCTTCTGTGACGGCCTGGTGCATGACCCGCTGCGGCACAAGGCCAACTTCCTGAAGCTGCTCATCTCCGAG ATCTACATCGTGGGCCGGCCCACCAAGAAGCTGCAGCAGCAGTGCCAG TTCATCACGGATGGCTACGCGGCCCACCTGGCGCAGCTGAAGTACAGCCACCGGGCGCGGCCCGCTCGCAACACGGCCACCCGCATGGCGCTGCGCAAGGGCAGCTTCGGCCTGCCCGGCCAGGGCGACTTTCTGCGCTCCCGGAACCACCTGCTTCGCACCATCTCGGCCCAGCCCAGCGGGCCCAGCCACCGGCACGAGCGGACACAGAGCCAGGCGGATGGCGAGCAGCGGGGCCAGCGCAGCATGAGTGTGGCGGCCGGCTGCTGGGGCCGCGCCATGACTGGCCGCCTGGAGCCGGGGGCAGCCGCGGGCCCCAAGTAG
- the PITPNM2 gene encoding membrane-associated phosphatidylinositol transfer protein 2 isoform X5 encodes MHIPSWFRSILPKAALRVVEESWNAYPYTRTRFTCPFVEKFSIDIETFYKTDAGENPDVFNLSPVEKNQLTIDFIDIVKDPVPHNEYKTEEDPKLFQSTKTQRGPLSENWIEEYKKQVFPIMCAYKLCKVEFRYWGMQSKIERFIHDTGLRRVMVRAHRQAWCWQDEWYGLSMENIRELEKEAQLMLSRKMAQFNEDGEEATELVKHEAVSDQTSGEPPEPSSSNGEPLVGRGLKKQWSTSSKSSRSSKRGASPSRHSISEWRMQSIARDSDESSDDEFFDAHEDLSDTEEMFPKDITKWSSNDLMDKIESPEPEDTQDGLYRQGAPEFRVASSVEQLNIIEDEVSQPLAAPPSKIHVLLLVLHGGTILDTGAGDPSSKKGDANTIANVFDTVMRVHYPSALGRLAIRLVPCPPVCSDAFALVSNLSPYSHDEGCLSSSQDHIPLAALPLLATSSPQYQEAVATVIQRANLAYGDFIKSQEGMTFNGQVCLIGDCVGGILAFDALCYSNQPVSESQSSSRRGSVVSMQDNDLLSPGILMNAAHCCGGGGGGGGGGGSSGGGGSSGGSSLESSRHLSRSNVDIPRSNGTEDPKRQLPRKRSDSSTYELDTIQQHQAFLSSLHASVLRTEPCSRHSSSSTMLDGTGALGRFDFEITDLFLFGCPLGLVLALRKTVIPALDVFQLRPACQQVYNLFHPADPSASRLEPLLERRFHALPPFSVPRYQRYPLGDGCSTLLVETVQRNPELVLEGGPLAPLPHGDGFLETSMPVPAPTWQDGPRPGCAECVYPPLLVVTSASLVDLVLRDTPQSMPSLATHSSWDLGADVLQTHNAAFQEHGAPSSPGTAPASRGFRRASEISIASQVSGMAESYTASSIAQKAPDALSHTPSVRRLSLLALPAPSPTTPGPHPPARKASPGLERAPGLPELDIGEVAAKWWGQKRIDYALYCPDALTAFPTVALPHLFHASYWESTDVVSFLLRQVMRHDNSSILELDGKEVSVFTPSKPREKWQRKRTHVKLRNVTANHRINDALANEDGPQVLTGRFMYGPLDMVTLTGEKVDVHIMTQPPSGEWLYLDTLVTNNSGRVSYTIPESHRLGVGVYPIKMVVRGDHTFADSYITVLPKGTEFVVFSIDGSFAASVSIMGSDPKVRAGAVDVVRHWQDLGYLIIYVTGRPDMQKQRVVAWLAQHNFPHGVVSFCDGLVHDPLRHKANFLKLLISELHLRVHAAYGSTKDVAVYSAISLSPMQIYIVGRPTKKLQQQCQFITDGYAAHLAQLKYSHRARPARNTATRMALRKGSFGLPGQGDFLRSRNHLLRTISAQPSGPSHRHERTQSQADGEQRGQRSMSVAAGCWGRAMTGRLEPGAAAGPK; translated from the exons ATGCACATTCCCAGCTGGTTCCGCTCCATCCTGCCCAAGGCAGCCCTGCGGGTGGTGGAGGAGTCTTGGAATGCCTACCCCTACACCCGAACCAG GTTCACCTGTCCTTTCGTGGAGAAATTCTCCATCGACATTGAAACCTTTTATAAAACTGATGCTGGAGAAAACCCCGACGTGTTCAACCTCTCTCCTGTGGAAAAGAACCAGCTGACAATCG ACTTCATCGACATTGTCAAAGACCCTGTGCCCCACAACGAGTATAAGACAGAAGAGGACCCCAAGCTGTTCCAGTCAACCAAGACCCAGCGGGGGCCCCTGTCCGAGAACTGGATCGAGGAGTACAAGAAGCAGGTCTTCCCCATCATGTGCGCATACAAGCTCTGCAAGGTGGAGTTCCGCTACTGGGGCATGCAGTCCAAGATCGAGAGGTTCATCCACGACACCG GACTACGGAGGGTGATGGTGCGGGCTCACCGGCAGGCCTGGTGCTGGCAGGACGAGTGGTATGGGCTGAGCATGGAGAACATCCGGGAGCTGGAGAAGGAGGCACAGCTCATGCTTTCCCGTAAGATGGCCCAGTTCAATGAGGATGGTGAGGAGGCCACTGAGCTCGTCAAGCACGAAGCCGTCTCGGACCAGACCTCTGGGGAGCCCCCGGAGCCCAGCAGCAGCAATGGGGAGCCCCTAGTGGGGCGCGGCCTCAAGAAACAGTGGTCCACATCCTCCAAGTCGTCTCGGTCGTCCAAGCGGGGAG CGAGTCCTTCCCGCCACAGCATCTCAGAGTGGAGGATGCAGAGTATTGCCAGGGACTCGGATGAGAGCTCAGATGATGAGTTCTTCGATGCGCACG agGACCTGTCCGACACAGAGGAAATGTTCCCCAAGGACATCACCAAGTGGAGCTCCAATGACCTCATGGACAAGATCGAGAGCCCAGAGCCGGAAGACACACAAG ATGGTCTGTACCGCCAGGGTGCCCCTGAGTTCAGGGTGGCCTCCAGTGTGGAGCAGCTGAACATCATAGAG GACGAGGTTAGCCAGCCGCTGGCTGCACCGCCCTCCAAGATCCACGTGCTGCTACTGGTGCTGCACGGAGGCACCATCCTGGACACAGGCGCCGGGGACCCCAGCTCCAAGAAGGGCGATGCTAACACCATCGCCAACGTGTTCGACACCGTCATGCGCGTGCACTACCCCAGCGCCCTGGGCCGCCTTGCCATCCGCCTGGTGCCCTGCCCGCCCGTCTGCTCTGACGCCTTTGCCCTGGTCTCCAA cctcagcccctaCAGCCATGACGAAGGCTGTCTGTCCAGCAGTCAGGACCACATTCCCCTGGCTGCCCTCCCCCTGCTGGCCACCTCCTCCCCCCAGTACCAGGAGGCAGTTGCCACAGTGATTCAGCGAGCCAACCTTGCCTATGGGGACTTCATCAAGTCCCAGGAGGGCATGACCTTCAATGGGCAG GTCTGCCTGATTGGGGACTGCGTCGGGGGCATCCTGGCATTTGATGCCCTGTGCTACAGTAACCAGCCGGTGTCTGAGAGTCAGAGCAGCAGCCGCCGGGGCAGCGTGGTCAGCATGCAG GACAATGACCTGCTGTCCCCGGGCATCCTGATGAATGCAGCACACTGCTGCGGTGGTGGCGGTGGCGGCGGTGGcggtggtggcagcagtggtggtggtggcagtagtGGTGGCTCCAGCCTGGAGAGCAGTCGGCACCTGAGCCGAAGCAACGTCGACATCCCCCGCAGCAACGGCACTGAGGACCCCAAAAGGCAACTGCCCCGCAAGAGGAGCGACTCATCCACCTACGAGCTGGATACCATCCAGCAGCACCAGGCCTTCCTGTCcag CCTCCATGCCAGCGTGCTGAGGACTGAGCCCTGCTCACGCCATTCCAGCAGCTCCACCATGCTGGATGGCACAGGTGCCCTGGGCAGGTTTGACTTTGAGATCACCGACCTCTTCCTCTTCGGGTGCCCGCTGGGGCTGGTCCTGGCCTTGAGGAAGACTGTCATCCCAGCCCTGGATG ttttCCAGCTGCGGCCGGCCTGCCAGCAAGTCTACAACCTCTTCCACCCCGCGGACCCGTCAGCTTCACGCCTGGAGCCGCTGCTGGAACGGCGCTTTCACGCCCTGCCGCCTTTCAGCGTCCCCCGCTACCAACGCTACCCGCTGGGGGATGGCTGCTCCACGCTGCTGG TCGAGACCGTGCAGAGAAACCCTGAGCTGGTCCTGGAGGGCGGCCCCCTGGCCCCTCTCCCCCACGGGGACGGCTTCCTGGAAACCAGTATGCCTGTTCCCGCGCCCACCTGGCAAGACGGGCCCCGCCCGGGCTGTGCCGAGTGTGTGTACCCTCCCCTGCTCGTGGTGACGTCTGCTTCGTTGGTTGACCTGGTCCTCAGGGACACCCCCCAATCCATGCCCTCCTTGGCCACTCACAGTTCGTGGGACCTGGGTG CGGATGTGCTCCAGACCCACAATGCAGCCTTCCAAGAGCATGGCGCCCCCTCCTCGCCGGGCACTGCCCCTGCCAGTCGTGGCTTCCGCCGAGCCAGTGAGATCAGCATCGCCAGCCAGGTGTCAGGCATGGCTGAGAGCTACACGGCATCCAGCATCGCCCAGA AGGCCCCCGATGCGCTCAGCCATACCCCCAGCGTCAGGCGTCTGTCCCTGCTCGCCCTGcccgcccccagccccaccacccctggcccccACCCTCCAGCCAGGAAGGCAAGCCCTGGCCTGGAGAGGGCCCCTGGCCTCCCTGAGCTGGACATTGGAGAAG TCGCTGCAAAGTGGTGGGGCCAGAAGCGGATCGACTACGCCCTGTACTGCCCTGACGCCCTCACGGCCTTCCCCACGGTGGCTCTGCCTCACCTCTTCCACGCCAGCTACTGGGAGTCAACAGACGTGGTCTCCTTTCTGCTGAGACAG GTCATGAGGCATGACAACTCCAGCATCTTGGAGCTGGATGGCAAGGAAGTGTCGGTGTTCACCCCCTCAAAGCCAAGGGAGAAGTGGCAGCGCAAGCGGACCCACGTGAAGCTGCGG AACGTGACGGCCAACCACCGGATCAATGATGCCCTTGCCAATGAGGACGGCCCCCAGGTTCTGACGGGCAGGTTCATGTATGGGCCCCTGGACATGGTCACCCTGACTGGGGAGAAG GTGGATGTGCACATCATGACCCAGCCGCCCTCAGGCGAGTGGCTCTACCTGGATACGCTGGTGACCAACAACAGTGGGCGTGTCTCCTACACCATCCCTGAGTCGCACCGCCTGGGCGTGGGTGTCTACCCTATCAAGATGGTGGTCAG GGGAGACCACACGTTTGCCGACAGCTACATCACCGTGCTGCCCAAGGGCACAGAGTTCGTGGTCTTCAGCATCGACGGTTCCTTTGCCGCTAGCGTGTCCATCATGGGCAGCGACCCCAAGGTGCGGGCCGGGGCCGTGGACGTGGTGCG GCACTGGCAGGACCTGGGCTACCTCATCATCTACGTGACGGGCCGGCCCGACATGCAGAAGCAGCGGGTGGTGGCGTGGCTGGCCCAGCACAACTTCCCCCATGGCGTGGTGTCCTTCTGTGACGGCCTGGTGCATGACCCGCTGCGGCACAAGGCCAACTTCCTGAAGCTGCTCATCTCCGAG CTGCACCTGCGCGTGCACGCGGCCTATGGCTCCACCAAGGACGTGGCGGTGTACAGCGCCATTAGCCTGTCCCCCATGCAGATCTACATCGTGGGCCGGCCCACCAAGAAGCTGCAGCAGCAGTGCCAG TTCATCACGGATGGCTACGCGGCCCACCTGGCGCAGCTGAAGTACAGCCACCGGGCGCGGCCCGCTCGCAACACGGCCACCCGCATGGCGCTGCGCAAGGGCAGCTTCGGCCTGCCCGGCCAGGGCGACTTTCTGCGCTCCCGGAACCACCTGCTTCGCACCATCTCGGCCCAGCCCAGCGGGCCCAGCCACCGGCACGAGCGGACACAGAGCCAGGCGGATGGCGAGCAGCGGGGCCAGCGCAGCATGAGTGTGGCGGCCGGCTGCTGGGGCCGCGCCATGACTGGCCGCCTGGAGCCGGGGGCAGCCGCGGGCCCCAAGTAG